One Gadus morhua chromosome 13, gadMor3.0, whole genome shotgun sequence genomic window carries:
- the ddit3 gene encoding DNA damage-inducible transcript 3 protein isoform X1, giving the protein MTAEWLHLPPPYPPGVGPLCGAELEAWYEDLQDILGSDAGGAKLARSAPQYAEKEPEFLDVLESCSLTWLTDGGQTWAEGVQRVTEEIHTAQPLHHGSTSTSSSSSSSSSSSSAPCLSPTAEERRSGGGGGGGGEGRRGGDSDLLPPEFFELLSEGGVGMVDSSGAVVGGGYHHHHHHQHLNDHQHLHQHPSQTHAQNPASPSASEDDLPCVPASPSCSSSCDDGDSSSSSAPPSPAPNGSAPSSPAPSPSVYTPSAAAPQRLGKRRRSSSGGDGSGAPNAYVSSSSSSSPRFFSSSSSSATTNNNNNNNTSSSSSSSPSSAAAKKSRKEREQENERKVQELTEQNERLKSEIDRLGEEVQRTRRALIERLVNTRK; this is encoded by the exons ATGACAGCCGAGTGGCTCCACCTGCCGCCGCCGTACCCCCCCGGCGTGGGCCCGCTGTGTGGTGCAGAGTTGGAGGCGTGGTACGAGGACCTGCAGGACATCCTGGGCTCCGACGCGGGCGGGGCCAAGCTGGCACGCTCTGCCCCGCAGTACGCCGAG AAGGAGCCTGAGTTCCTGGATGTCCTGGAGAGCTGCTCGCTCACCTGGCTGACGGACGGAGGCCAGACGTGGGCCGAGGGCGTCCAGCGAGTCACCGAGGAGATCCACACCGCCCAGCCTCTCCACCACGGCtccacatccacctcctcctcatcttcctcctcctcctcctcctcctccgccccctgccTGAGCCCGACCGCGGAGGAGCGGCggtccggcggcggcggcggtggcgggggcGAGGGCCGGCGAGGCGGGGACAGCGACCTGCTCCCCCCGGAGTTCTTCGAGCTGCTGAgcgagggaggggtggggatggTGGATTCGAGCGGCGCGGTGGTCGGCGGTggctaccaccatcaccaccaccaccagcacctcaacgaccaccaacacctccaccaacaccccaGCCAGACCCACGCCCAAAACCCCGCCTCGCCGTCCGCCAGCGAAGACGATCTCCCGTGCGTCCcggcctccccctcctgctcctcctcctgcgacGACggcgactcctcctcctcgtcggcGCCCCCGTCCCCGGCCCCGAACGGTTCGGCCCCCTCATCGCCGGCCCCCTCGCCGTCGGTCTACACGCCGTCCGCGGCCGCCCCTCAGCGCCTGGGAAAGCGCCGGAggagcagcagcggcggcgacGGGAGCGGCGCCCCCAACGCCTacgtctcctcctcgtcctcctccagtccccgcttcttctcctcctcctcctcgtccgccacaaccaacaacaacaacaacaacaacacgtcctcctcctcttcctcctcgccgtcctccgccgccgccaagAAGAGCCGGAAGGAGCGTGAGCAGGAGAACGAGAGGAAGGTGCAGGAGCTGACGGAGCAGAACGAGCGGCTGAAGTCGGAGATCGACCGGCTGGGCGAGGAGGTGCAGAGGACGCGGCGCGCGCTGATAGAGCGGCTGGTCAACACCAGGAAGTGA
- the ddit3 gene encoding DNA damage-inducible transcript 3 protein isoform X2 → MTAEWLHLPPPYPPGVGPLCGAELEAWYEDLQDILGSDAGGAKLARSAPQYAEEPEFLDVLESCSLTWLTDGGQTWAEGVQRVTEEIHTAQPLHHGSTSTSSSSSSSSSSSSAPCLSPTAEERRSGGGGGGGGEGRRGGDSDLLPPEFFELLSEGGVGMVDSSGAVVGGGYHHHHHHQHLNDHQHLHQHPSQTHAQNPASPSASEDDLPCVPASPSCSSSCDDGDSSSSSAPPSPAPNGSAPSSPAPSPSVYTPSAAAPQRLGKRRRSSSGGDGSGAPNAYVSSSSSSSPRFFSSSSSSATTNNNNNNNTSSSSSSSPSSAAAKKSRKEREQENERKVQELTEQNERLKSEIDRLGEEVQRTRRALIERLVNTRK, encoded by the exons ATGACAGCCGAGTGGCTCCACCTGCCGCCGCCGTACCCCCCCGGCGTGGGCCCGCTGTGTGGTGCAGAGTTGGAGGCGTGGTACGAGGACCTGCAGGACATCCTGGGCTCCGACGCGGGCGGGGCCAAGCTGGCACGCTCTGCCCCGCAGTACGCCGAG GAGCCTGAGTTCCTGGATGTCCTGGAGAGCTGCTCGCTCACCTGGCTGACGGACGGAGGCCAGACGTGGGCCGAGGGCGTCCAGCGAGTCACCGAGGAGATCCACACCGCCCAGCCTCTCCACCACGGCtccacatccacctcctcctcatcttcctcctcctcctcctcctcctccgccccctgccTGAGCCCGACCGCGGAGGAGCGGCggtccggcggcggcggcggtggcgggggcGAGGGCCGGCGAGGCGGGGACAGCGACCTGCTCCCCCCGGAGTTCTTCGAGCTGCTGAgcgagggaggggtggggatggTGGATTCGAGCGGCGCGGTGGTCGGCGGTggctaccaccatcaccaccaccaccagcacctcaacgaccaccaacacctccaccaacaccccaGCCAGACCCACGCCCAAAACCCCGCCTCGCCGTCCGCCAGCGAAGACGATCTCCCGTGCGTCCcggcctccccctcctgctcctcctcctgcgacGACggcgactcctcctcctcgtcggcGCCCCCGTCCCCGGCCCCGAACGGTTCGGCCCCCTCATCGCCGGCCCCCTCGCCGTCGGTCTACACGCCGTCCGCGGCCGCCCCTCAGCGCCTGGGAAAGCGCCGGAggagcagcagcggcggcgacGGGAGCGGCGCCCCCAACGCCTacgtctcctcctcgtcctcctccagtccccgcttcttctcctcctcctcctcgtccgccacaaccaacaacaacaacaacaacaacacgtcctcctcctcttcctcctcgccgtcctccgccgccgccaagAAGAGCCGGAAGGAGCGTGAGCAGGAGAACGAGAGGAAGGTGCAGGAGCTGACGGAGCAGAACGAGCGGCTGAAGTCGGAGATCGACCGGCTGGGCGAGGAGGTGCAGAGGACGCGGCGCGCGCTGATAGAGCGGCTGGTCAACACCAGGAAGTGA